The genomic DNA TTCCCTTTTTGCCGAATAACCGGCTACCACCCTATTTCCGTGGATCAAAAGCCCATCGTCAATTATAAGTTCGGCACCGTACTGCCTCGCCACTAAATGAGCCCGGTGGCTTTTTCCGGTGCCGCTTTTGCCTACAAAGGCGATTACTTCCAAATTATCAACTCCTGCTACATAGTTGTACTCTTTTATATTATCACAATAATGAAATACCATAAAGATATTTGTGAAACTTTTTACATGATTATCTAGTAAAACGCCTTCGGCTTCTTTTACCGAAGGCGTTTTATCAATATAATCATTTTGCAGCCTTAAAATTGTCGTATACGGCCTGCCAGAAACTAGCCGTGGTATAACCCAACCTCCACACCGCTATTCCCTTGAGGCCTTTTTCTATGACCAATTTGCATTTGGCATCCACCGAAGCACCGCTTTCCATCCAGATTTGATAAGTTACACCTTTTTCGTCTTTAAAACTTCCGTAAGCCATAAGCGAATTTCCGTCCAGGTTCATTTTCAAGCCGTATTTGCTCTTTAATTCATCTAAAAAGAGTATTCTCGAATAGGTCATCTGATTTTTCTCTTCCAATACTGTGTACCTTAGGCCATCCGTCCAGGCATAGCCGTAATAGCCCACACCTAAGACAACCTTCTGAGCCGGTATCCTCGCTGTGGCATAATCCACAACTTCCCTCGTCCAATCCACACCCGCCTGAGGCCCCGGCGCACTTGGACTTTTGTCGTAAGCCATGATAACTACGAAATCGCTGTACTTGCCCAAGACTTCATAGTCGTATGCCGGCCACCAGTCGTTTTTTTCGGTCTTTGCAGGGAGGGAAATGTTTAGAGACTTGTTTTTTGATTTTAAGGCATTGTATAGCTCAATTATAAAACTGTTAAAATTCTCTTTATCCTCAGGTTTTATGTATTCGAAGTCGATATTGACGCCGTCGTAGTTTTCTTTTTCTACCTCACTTACTATCTGGCCTATTAGCGCCTTCCTTTTTTCCGGAGTATCCAAGGCCTGGCTCAAGCGCGCGCGGTCCGATTCAAAAATGAGTGCATATACCTTGACGCCTTTTTGCCGTGCCGCCTCGAGTACTAAATTATAATCCTGCGGTTTCATAATATAGCGGGAATTGTCGTAACTTACCAGGTTCGAATTTTCGTCAAGGGTGTACCACTTGGCCGCGATGGAAGTGAGCTTTTCCACGTTCTTTATGAAATCGTCGTAGGACTGAGAATAATAATATCCCAAGATGTATTTGGCAAGACCTTCTTTTACAGTTATAAACACCGCCATTTTAGCGCCGTCCCAGTGAACTTGCGCTCCAAAAGCCTCGCTAAAAAAGCGTATGGGGACCATTGTCCTCCCTTTTACGATCAGAGCAGGAACATCTAGTTTTACCGGCTTTCCGTTTATGTAGGCGACGGAATTACCTATCCTGAGGATAATCTGAGTTGAGCCTTTTACTGCCGTAATCATTTTCGTCTTTTCATCCCAATGGACATTCGCCCCCAAATTTTCGCCCAAAAATCTAAATGGCACGAGCACCCTGCTCGATTTCATCACCGGCGGCACATCGGGCTTTATTTCCCTGCCATTCAGGAAAACTTTAATAGTTCCGGCACCGTATATTTCAAGAGGCGACACCGTTGATAATAAAAAGACTCCGATTAAAAAAAGAACGGATATTTTTCGAATATTCCTCAAATTCTACGACCCCCTTCATTAGTCCAGCAATACCATTCCGGTCCAAACTACTTTCCCCGGCGTAAAGGCAAATTCTAGCCCTGCATTTTTGCAAGTTTTAAATACATCAATACCCATTGCTTCCATAGATGGCCTTGCCTTCTCCCTCTGAACACAATAACCGTGTCCAGCGGCAGCAGGACATCTTTCACACAATATACACGGCCCTCCTATAAACCCGGCAGCAAAATGAAAGCCGGAAGAAAAAGCTCTCTTTTCCGTTTTATACACTGCCTCGTGCAAAAGAAGGGCAAGCCTTTTTGCCTCATTTTCTGCATCTTTGCTTTCGGTTTTACCTTCCACCTGCAGAATGACTGCCATAAAGTATTTTAAGACAAGTTTTCTAAATTCATCTACATCCGGCACATAAGGAGGGCACATAAACCTCTTCCCGTACTCCCTGCAGCCCGAATGGCTGCATTGAAACCTAACCCGCTCATCCACCACTACGTCCCGGGCCAATATGAGTTCGACCCGTGCAACGCCTTCACAATTTTTTGCAAATCCGAGGAGTTTTTCAGCCTCCTTAAATTTTTCCAGCAGCCTCATGGTCCACCTCTTAAAGCATAATAGCCTTTTAGTCTATAATACCAGAATCAATGCTATCTCGTCCACCTTGTAACAAATTCGTAAAATATATTGACAGAATTCCTAGTATACTGGTATAATTGCTTTAAATTAAAATTGAAAAATTGGCCTCTTATCAAGAGCGGTGGAGGGACTGGCCCGATGAAACCCGGCAACCCGCGCCTTTAATAAAAGCGCGAAGGTGCCAATTCCTGCAAAACGCTAAAAGGCGTTTTGAGAGATAAGAGGAAGGTTGAAAGAAACCCTCTTCTTATCGAAGGGGGTTTTTTTTACACAAAAACAAAAAGGAGGAATAGAGCATGAAAGATTTTAAATTCGACACTCTGGCAGTCCACGCCGGCCAGGAACCTGATCCCACGACTGGGGCAATGGCAGTCCCCATCTACCAAACCACATCTTTTGTATTCCAAAGCCCTGAACATGCTGCTAACCTTTTCTCTTTAAAAGAGGAAGGACACATCTACAGCCGGATGTCCAATCCAACCCAAGACGTGCTTGAAAAACGCATCGCAGCATTAGAAGGTGGCGTAGGCGCGCTGGCCCTTGCCTCTGGGCAGGCAGCAGTAGCTTATGCAATATTGAATATAGCAAAGGCCGGTGATGAAATAGTCTCTTCAAGCACCCTTTACGGCGGAACTTTCAACCTTTTTTCCACCACATTGAAGCGATTCGGAATAGATGTAAAATTCGTAGACCCAAAGGACTCTGCCAACTTCAAAAACGCCATAACTTCCCGCACAAGGGCAATTTACGGAGAAATTATCGGTAATCCAAAAATCGATATCCTTGACCTAGAAGAGGTCGCCCGGATAGCTCATGATGCCGGAATTCCTTTTATAGTAGATAATACTTTTGCAACTCCCTATCTTTGCAGGCCTTTTGAATTCGGCGCCGATATCGTAGTACACTCCGCAACCAAGTTCATAGGAGGGCACGGAACTACCCTGGGCGGGCTAATAGTAGACTCGGGCAAATTCGACTGGACAAACGGAAAATTCCCGGAACTTGCCGAACCAGACCCGGCTTATCACGGCGTATCTTTTACGGAAACCTTCGGAAATGCCGCTTACATTGCAAAAGTAAGGTGCATGCTCCTTCGGGACCTGGGCGCATGTATCAGTCCTTTCAATG from Caldanaerovirga acetigignens includes the following:
- a CDS encoding stalk domain-containing protein; protein product: MRNIRKISVLFLIGVFLLSTVSPLEIYGAGTIKVFLNGREIKPDVPPVMKSSRVLVPFRFLGENLGANVHWDEKTKMITAVKGSTQIILRIGNSVAYINGKPVKLDVPALIVKGRTMVPIRFFSEAFGAQVHWDGAKMAVFITVKEGLAKYILGYYYSQSYDDFIKNVEKLTSIAAKWYTLDENSNLVSYDNSRYIMKPQDYNLVLEAARQKGVKVYALIFESDRARLSQALDTPEKRKALIGQIVSEVEKENYDGVNIDFEYIKPEDKENFNSFIIELYNALKSKNKSLNISLPAKTEKNDWWPAYDYEVLGKYSDFVVIMAYDKSPSAPGPQAGVDWTREVVDYATARIPAQKVVLGVGYYGYAWTDGLRYTVLEEKNQMTYSRILFLDELKSKYGLKMNLDGNSLMAYGSFKDEKGVTYQIWMESGASVDAKCKLVIEKGLKGIAVWRLGYTTASFWQAVYDNFKAAK
- a CDS encoding DUF2284 domain-containing protein, yielding MRLLEKFKEAEKLLGFAKNCEGVARVELILARDVVVDERVRFQCSHSGCREYGKRFMCPPYVPDVDEFRKLVLKYFMAVILQVEGKTESKDAENEAKRLALLLHEAVYKTEKRAFSSGFHFAAGFIGGPCILCERCPAAAGHGYCVQREKARPSMEAMGIDVFKTCKNAGLEFAFTPGKVVWTGMVLLD
- a CDS encoding homocysteine synthase; translated protein: MKDFKFDTLAVHAGQEPDPTTGAMAVPIYQTTSFVFQSPEHAANLFSLKEEGHIYSRMSNPTQDVLEKRIAALEGGVGALALASGQAAVAYAILNIAKAGDEIVSSSTLYGGTFNLFSTTLKRFGIDVKFVDPKDSANFKNAITSRTRAIYGEIIGNPKIDILDLEEVARIAHDAGIPFIVDNTFATPYLCRPFEFGADIVVHSATKFIGGHGTTLGGLIVDSGKFDWTNGKFPELAEPDPAYHGVSFTETFGNAAYIAKVRCMLLRDLGACISPFNAFLLLQGLETLHLRMQRHVENAKKAAEFLKNHPKVAWVNYPSLPDSPYYTLAQKYLPKGAGAIFTFGLKGGYEAGKKFIESVKLFSHLANVGDAKSLIIHPASTTHQQLSPEEQTAAGVTPDMIRVSIGIEDIDDILKDLERGLDAA